A window of Blattabacterium cuenoti contains these coding sequences:
- the murI gene encoding glutamate racemase, whose translation MKYYFPIGIFDSGIGGLCIAKEIINYMPNERLFYVGDTKNMPYGNKSQHFIRHHSMKIVSFLFQHQCKAIVIACNSIVSNALDIIQEKFSQKTILFNVIDPVIKNKIFFSYNKIGICATHATIRSQYYQNKMKKHFPHLTIITKSIPFLAKIIENGIHTHQLNSLIQESFNSFIKNIDLLLLACTHYLFLKNAINNIFKENIRIIEIQKIVVKDIITTLYNKNLLNTVPIYPIPINNHHIIFYTSDFISPIFYAKVKSIFKNNFIVKQINL comes from the coding sequence ATGAAATATTATTTTCCCATTGGAATATTTGATTCTGGAATTGGTGGACTTTGTATTGCTAAAGAAATTATAAATTATATGCCTAATGAAAGATTATTTTATGTTGGAGATACAAAAAATATGCCTTATGGAAATAAATCTCAACATTTTATTCGTCATCATTCTATGAAAATAGTTTCTTTTTTATTTCAACACCAATGTAAAGCTATAGTGATAGCATGTAATTCAATTGTATCTAATGCTTTAGATATTATACAAGAAAAATTTAGTCAAAAAACAATATTATTTAATGTTATAGATCCAGTAATAAAAAATAAAATATTTTTTTCATATAATAAAATTGGCATTTGTGCCACACATGCCACAATTAGATCACAATATTACCAAAATAAAATGAAAAAACATTTTCCTCATTTAACGATTATTACAAAATCTATACCATTTTTAGCAAAAATTATTGAAAATGGCATACACACACATCAGTTAAATTCTCTTATTCAAGAGAGTTTTAATTCATTTATAAAAAATATAGATCTCTTATTATTAGCATGTACACATTATCTATTTTTAAAAAATGCAATAAACAATATTTTTAAAGAAAATATTCGTATTATTGAAATACAAAAAATAGTAGTTAAAGACATAATAACAACATTATATAATAAAAATTTATTAAATACAGTTCCTATTTATCCTATCCCTATCAATAATCATCATATTATTTTTTATACTTCTGATTTCATTTCTCCTATTTTTTATGCAAAAGTTAAATCCATTTTTAAAAACAATTTTATTGTAAAACAAATAAATTTATAA
- the rpsT gene encoding 30S ribosomal protein S20 — MGAQSYSSLKRLRQNKIRRNRNKYIYKSTKTAIKKLLKNQNKYSKVISMIDKLVKKNIIHVNKASRLKNKLKKYISY, encoded by the coding sequence ATGGGTGCCCAATCATATTCTTCTCTCAAAAGACTTAGACAAAATAAAATTCGACGTAATCGAAATAAATATATATATAAAAGTACAAAAACAGCTATAAAAAAATTATTAAAAAATCAAAACAAATATTCTAAAGTAATTTCTATGATAGATAAATTAGTAAAAAAAAATATTATACATGTTAATAAAGCATCAAGATTAAAAAATAAATTAAAAAAATATATATCATATTAG
- a CDS encoding 3-phosphoshikimate 1-carboxyvinyltransferase has protein sequence MYSSCNIQIKKENNELLGSIIISGSKSISNRLLILKAIYPDDIYITNLSNSEDTKLLQHSLSSTSNILDINHAGTAMRFLTSYLSIIEAREVILTGSKRMKERPISILVNALNKLGAKIIYLEKIGYPPIKIFGRKILGGEIEVNATISSQYISALMLIASKFDHGLKILLKDKITSIPYINMTFHLLNQIGIKILWNRNLIQIYPGKKKITKYFYIESDWSSASYYYSMAALSKKVKLTLKSYTKHSIQGDKKVFDIYKQYFGISTIFSKKTIILQKLSLNFVPPKFINLDLNQTPDIAQTIAVTCSCLKIKCLLHGLETLKIKETDRLQALKEELYKFGIKIKITNSSLEIFDFFSISKQNCYQVNTYQDHRMAMAFSAFSLFFPINILQSNVVEKSYPFFWKDLQQLGFSITSM, from the coding sequence ATGTATTCTTCTTGCAATATTCAAATTAAAAAAGAAAATAATGAGTTATTAGGATCTATTATAATTAGCGGATCTAAAAGTATTTCTAATCGTTTATTAATTTTGAAAGCTATATATCCAGATGATATTTATATTACAAATTTATCAAATTCTGAAGATACAAAATTATTACAACATAGTTTATCAAGCACTTCTAATATATTAGATATTAATCATGCTGGAACTGCTATGCGATTTTTAACATCTTACTTATCTATTATAGAAGCAAGAGAAGTTATTTTAACTGGATCAAAAAGGATGAAAGAAAGACCCATATCTATTTTAGTCAATGCATTAAATAAACTTGGAGCTAAAATTATTTATTTAGAAAAAATTGGATATCCTCCAATTAAAATATTTGGAAGAAAAATATTAGGAGGAGAAATAGAGGTTAATGCAACTATCAGTAGTCAATATATTAGTGCACTTATGTTAATTGCAAGTAAATTTGATCATGGATTAAAAATTCTTTTGAAAGACAAAATTACATCTATTCCATATATTAATATGACTTTTCATTTATTAAATCAGATAGGTATTAAAATATTATGGAATCGAAATTTGATTCAAATTTATCCAGGAAAGAAAAAAATTACAAAATATTTTTATATTGAATCTGATTGGAGTTCAGCATCATATTATTATTCTATGGCTGCTTTATCAAAAAAAGTAAAATTAACTTTAAAATCTTATACAAAACATAGTATTCAAGGTGATAAAAAAGTATTTGATATATATAAACAATATTTTGGAATATCAACAATTTTTAGTAAAAAAACAATAATTTTACAAAAATTGTCTTTGAATTTTGTTCCACCTAAATTTATTAATTTAGATTTGAATCAAACACCAGATATAGCACAAACCATTGCAGTGACTTGCTCTTGTTTAAAAATCAAATGTTTATTACATGGATTAGAAACTCTTAAAATTAAAGAAACAGATAGATTACAAGCATTAAAAGAGGAGTTATATAAATTTGGTATTAAAATTAAAATTACAAATTCTAGTTTAGAAATATTCGATTTTTTTTCTATTTCCAAACAAAATTGTTATCAAGTAAATACGTATCAAGATCATAGAATGGCAATGGCATTCTCTGCATTTAGTTTATTTTTTCCGATTAATATATTACAATCAAATGTTGTAGAAAAGTCATATCCTTTTTTTTGGAAAGATTTACAACAATTAGGATTTTCAATTACATCAATGTAA